The following are encoded in a window of Ostrinia nubilalis unplaced genomic scaffold, ilOstNubi1.1 SCAFFOLD_52, whole genome shotgun sequence genomic DNA:
- the LOC135087471 gene encoding odorant receptor 4-like, which produces MFALSVTSCYVLQQGVYAYQERGDLEKLARVLFVLLCHCTCVAKQLVFHAQAARVDRIIAGLHQPLFDPATAGAGASSAAAAAARALLRATSRGAARLLRAYYGCAVATCVLWTIFPVVYKLRGFRIEFPFWTFLDYNQPVMFVIVLLHSFYATNLVAVGNTTMDAFIATVMYQCKTQLRILRMNFETLPERARALTKESVNANYEEILTKLLFECIQHFQKIADTMALLEQVFGLAVLVQFTVGGWILCMAAYKIVSVNVLSFEFASTTLFIVCILTELFLYCYYGNEVTVESDRMVEAVYAMEWLHAPLRFKRSLVLVMERAKRPLRPAAGHLIPLSLDTFVTILKSSYSFYAVLRQTK; this is translated from the exons ATGTTTGCGCTCAGCGTCACCTCCTGCTATGTGCTGCAGCAGGGCGTGTATGCCTATCAG GAGCGCGGCGACCTGGAGAAGCTGGCGCGCGTGCTGTTCGTGCTGCTGTGCCACTGCACGTGCGTGGCCAAGCAGCTCGTGTTCCACGCGCAGGCCGCGCGCGTCGACCGCATCATCGCCGGCCTCCACC AGCCGCTGTTCGACCCGGCGACGGCGGGGGCGGGCgcgtcgtcggcggcggcggcggcggcgcgcgcgctgctgcGGGCCACGtcgcgcggcgcggcgcggctgTTGCGTGCTTACTACGGCTGCGCGGTGGCCACGTGCGTGCTGTGGACGATCTTCCCCGTGGTCTACAAGCTGCGCGGCTTCCGCATTGAATTCCCCTTCTGGACGTTCCTCGATTACAACCAGCCGGTCAT GTTTGTAATAGTGTTATTACACTCGTTTTACGCAACAAACCTCGTGGCCGTCGGCAACACGACAATGGACGCTTTCATAGCTACAGTTATGTATCAGTGCAAAACGCAGCTACGCATATTACG CATGAACTTCGAAACTCTACCCGAGCGAGCACGAGCTTTAACGAAGGAGTCGGTAAACGCAAACTATGAAGAGATCTTAACAAAATTACTGTTTGAGTGCATACAACATTTTCAGAAAATTGCTGA CACGATGGCGCTGCTGGAGCAGGTGTTCGGGCTGGCCGTGCTGGTGCAGTTCACGGTGGGCGGCTGGATCCTGTGCATGGCGGCCTACAAGATCGTCAGC GTGAATGTTTTAAGCTTCGAGTTTGCGTCAACTACGCTCTTCATTGTTTGCATATTGACGGAGCTATTTCTTTACTGCTACTATGGAAACGAAGTTACAGTGGAG AGCGACCGCATGGTGGAGGCGGTGTACGCCATGGAGTGGCTGCACGCGCCGCTGCGCTTCAAGCGCTCGCTGGTGCTGGTGATGGAGCGCGCCAAGCGCCCGCTGCGCCCCGCTGCCGGACACCTCATACCGCTCTCACTTGACACCTTTGTTACT ATACTAAAGTCATCGTACAGCTTTTATGCCGTCCTGAGACAGACTAAATAA